A single genomic interval of Anopheles marshallii chromosome 2, idAnoMarsDA_429_01, whole genome shotgun sequence harbors:
- the LOC128718782 gene encoding zinc finger protein 665 → MCAAQTNAPASFNYAWGFQENQRADSVVEISQNINYTVGDGTSTVKFSAGGGKTVYVGGGCLPDGASILLKDGKGAISHAGGKSVRRMILVNDSSTLPQGTQRIIATSGTASAVSAGHAKKHEVIPNGQIDSKTKTILTTSGAGAFMSPIGPIQLTAEECNDILMKRAAAAVAANNQHAITNNNDGQHTSISVQVQKVIQGLEEGDDSQATTSNHQMKIEPTLSISPKLEAQEATTPTPNVVPKERPYSCDQCGKSFLLKHHLTTHARVHTGERPHVCVHCGKDFAHKHCLNTHLLLHSTERPYQCQECKKSFTLKHHLLTHSRVHSRERPFVCDQCGRSFPLKRHLVTHSKFHAGERPYVCADCGESFAQDEHLVMHSRFHGSVNPFHCRDCGATFPRKFQLVNHGKIHGRVPHSCTLCGKEFLQKRTLAAHMRIHTGDQPFPCIACGEGFRTKSELNAHNRHTHSGVNPNSSNTTIITTNSVVTSNAQQQQAQAQSQQQQQQQHQQQHIDVQDVANGNIITTIAATGQGSPETSPKPQYACRECGSAFNSREALALHLRLHTGDKSLMTDLCALTAAIPGHLFPAVNLNGDTIMATNPVIQNSSFPVQIITSSGQVQHQTQTVVQQQQQTQQQQIQHQQQQQQQQQQQQQQQQQQHQQQQQTVVVAQTKPKSHYCTHCGKGFAAKHGLLLHNRRHPNGGCTVRTHVCECGKAFFQKNHLMLHQRQHLEQNQPSSGQQQLVVVSSAHARHIQATNQESLVQQQQQQQQAAAAAAQQQQQAAAAAAQQQHQLQQQQAQQQAVAVQQQQQQAQQQNQNNQHAMRNLVIANQPVQVQVLEGNTTQVIKYEIIHDTSRQSNVDGGPATSAAAVATANAGVVVAAPHSSSNVSSSAAAPVAVPSSTASGEMGKSHQHHHHHLVEGTVEGSGGGTGARGRAASQQYLNMSDTTHPHLEGTIVIIIIISFGPFGPAG, encoded by the exons GTCAAGTTCTCGGCCGGTGGCGGTAAAACCGTGTATGTCGGTGGTGGATGT CTACCGGACGGGGCTAGCATTTTGCTGAAGGACGGCAAGGGTGCGATCTCGCACGCCGGCGGTAAAAGCGTCCGACGTATGATCCTCGTAAACGATTCATCCACCCTGCCACAAGGAACACAACG GATAATTGCTACCAGCGGTACAGCATCAGCCGTCTCTGCGGGCCATGCGAAGAAACATGAAGTTATAC CAAATGGGCAGATTGACTCAAAGACGAAGACCATCCTCACGACGAGTGGTGCCGGTGCATTCATGTCCCCGATCGGACCGATTCAGCTGACGGCGGAGGAATGCAACGATATACTGATGAAGAGGGCGGCCGCCGCAGTTGCTGCCAACAATCAGCACGccatcaccaacaacaacgaTGGCCAGCATACCT CGATTTCAGTCCAAGTGCAAAAGGTGATTCAAGGGCTGGAGGAGGGTGATGATTCACAGGCCACCACCTCGAACCACCAGATGAAGATCGAACCGACACTAAGCATTTCTCCTAAGCTGGAAGCA CAGGAAGCGACTACACCGACACCGAATGTGGTCCCGAAGGAGCGTCCGTACTCCTGCGACCAGTGTGGCAAATCTTTCCTACTGAAGCACCATCTAACGACCCATGCACGGGTTCACACTG GTGAGCGTCCTCACGTGTGTGTCCACTGCGGCAAAGACTTTGCCCACAAGCACTGTCTCAACACACATCTTTTGTTGCACTCGACCGAACGTCCGTACCAGTGTCAGGAGTGCAAGAAGAGTTTTACCCTGAAGCATCACCTGTTGACACACTCAAGGGTACACTCGCGCGAACGACCCTTCGTCTGCGACCAGTGTGGTCGATCGTTCCCGCTGAAGCGCCATCTGGTGACGCACAGCAAGTTCCACGCCGGCGAACGTCCGTACGTGTGTGCGGACTGTGGTGAAAGTTTTGCCCAGGACGAACATCTGGTAATGCACTCAAGATTCCACGGTTCGGTTAACCCGTTCCATTGTCGCGACTGTGGTGCAACCTTCCCGCGCAAGTTCCAGCTGGTAAATCATGGCAAGATACACGGACGCGTACCACATTCGTGCACGCTTTGCGGCAAAGAGTTCTTACAGAAGCGTACTCTTGCTGCACACATGAG AATCCATACCGGCGATCAGCCATTCCCGTGCATTGCATGCGGCGAAGGGTTCCGCACCAAATCGGAGCTGAATGCACACAACCGTCACACGCACAGTGGTGTTAATCCGAACTCgtccaacaccaccatcattACGACCAACTCCGTTGTCACGTCGAacgcgcaacagcaacaggccCAGGCACAAagtcaacagcagcagcagcaacagcatcagcagcagcacatcGAT gtgcAGGATGTTGCAAACGGAAACATCATCACGACGATCGCTGCCACCGGCCAAGGATCGCCTGAAACATCGCCAAAGCCTCAGTACGCTTGCCGTGAGTGTGGCAGTGCGTTCAATAGTCGGGAAGCGTTGGCACTCCATCTCCGTCTGCATACCGGTGACAAGAGTCTCATGACCGATCTGTGTGCGCTAACGGCAGCGATACCGGGTCATCTGTTCCCGGCCGTCAATC TGAACGGTGACACGATCATGGCGACAAATCCCGTAATACAGAACTCTTCCTTTCCAGTACAAATAATCACTTCCTCGGGGCAGGTT CAACATCAAACACAAACCGtcgtacagcagcaacaacagacccaacagcaacagattcagcaccagcaacagcagcagcagcagcaacaacagcagcagcagcagcagcaacaacaacaccagcaacagcaacagacaGTTGTCGTGGCACAGACCAAACCCAAATCACACTACTGCACCCATTGTGGCAAAGGATTTGCGGCCAAGCACGGTCTGCTGTTGCACAATCGTCGCCACCCGAACGGTGGTTGCACCGTTCGAACGCACGTCTGCGAGTGCGGTAAGGCTTTCTTCCAAAAGAACCATCTGATGCTGCATCAGCGTCAGCATCTGGAACAGAACCAAC catCCTCCGGTCAACAGCAACTGGTGGTGGTAAGTTCTGCCCACGCGAGACAC ATTCAGGCAACCAACCAGGAATCGTTggtacagcaacagcaacaacagcaacaggcgGCTGCTGCCGcagcacagcaacagcaacaggcgGCCGCTGCGGCGgcccagcaacagcatcagctgcaacagcagcaagctCAACAGCAGGCGGTGGCagttcagcagcaacaacagcaagctCAACAGCAGAACCAGAACAATCAGCATGCGATGCGCAATCTGGTTATTGCGAACCAGCCCGTGCAG GTACAGGTCTTGGAGGGTAACACAACTCAAGTAATCAAGTACGAGATCATCCACGATACGTCACGCCAGTCAAACGTTGA TGGTGGCCCTGCTACTAGTGCCGCTGCTGTCGCTACCGCTAATGCCGGTGTTGTCGTTGCCGCACCCCATTCCTCTTCCAACGTTTCCTCCAGTGCCGCTGCGCCCGTCGCCGTACCGTCGTCGACAGCCAGTGGCGAGATGGGGAAATctcatcaacaccatcatcaccatctggTGGAGGGAACGGTAGAAGGCAGCGGTGGAGGAACAGGAGCAAGAGGACGGGCAG